The Micromonospora krabiensis genome window below encodes:
- a CDS encoding LysR family transcriptional regulator: MTGTAPRRRQWEGRQHCAFRQVNRSTTAAARRVRNFRTLRAVCARVELRQLRTFEAVVRHRTVTDAAVALDLAPSSVSQQIRTLEEALGVALFVRGPKGMELTPAGQRLRGWARSLLDQAKQATRDVRGERQRLRLGALETLAGSYVPQVFARFAERRPDIDLEIHTERARDGLLTDVIEGRLEAALLLDSGDNVGGLGFPAPAEPLTFIDLDPVPLALVSAPAHPLAARAALTPDDLKHERLLVNVPECSFWMAGNKILGPGPQRIKVGGVPVMRAWAEHGLGITLLPQFAVADSLQSGALIQLDLPLPDLSLRLIWREDQESLPGMRDVLYAAARP; this comes from the coding sequence ATGACTGGGACAGCTCCCCGAAGACGACAGTGGGAAGGACGCCAACACTGTGCGTTTCGGCAGGTCAACCGCTCCACCACCGCAGCCGCACGACGCGTTCGGAATTTCCGAACGCTGCGGGCTGTTTGCGCGCGTGTGGAGCTACGCCAACTCAGGACCTTCGAGGCCGTCGTCCGCCACCGAACCGTGACCGATGCCGCCGTCGCGCTCGATCTCGCCCCCTCGTCCGTCTCCCAGCAGATCCGGACCCTCGAGGAAGCACTCGGCGTGGCCCTGTTCGTGCGCGGCCCCAAGGGGATGGAGCTGACCCCCGCCGGACAACGGCTGCGGGGATGGGCACGCTCGTTGCTCGACCAGGCCAAGCAGGCCACCCGCGACGTCAGAGGTGAACGACAACGGCTCCGGCTCGGCGCGCTGGAAACCCTCGCCGGCTCCTACGTGCCCCAGGTGTTCGCCCGATTCGCCGAACGCCGGCCCGACATCGACCTCGAGATCCACACCGAACGCGCCCGCGACGGCCTCCTCACCGACGTGATCGAGGGACGACTCGAAGCCGCCCTGCTGCTCGACTCCGGCGACAACGTCGGCGGACTCGGCTTCCCCGCCCCCGCCGAACCGCTCACCTTCATCGACCTCGACCCGGTCCCCCTCGCGCTGGTATCCGCACCTGCCCACCCGCTCGCCGCCCGAGCCGCACTGACTCCCGACGACCTCAAGCACGAGCGGCTCTTGGTCAACGTGCCAGAGTGCTCGTTCTGGATGGCCGGGAACAAGATCCTCGGACCCGGTCCCCAACGGATCAAAGTCGGAGGCGTCCCGGTGATGCGCGCATGGGCCGAGCACGGACTCGGAATCACGCTGCTACCCCAGTTCGCGGTCGCCGACAGCCTCCAGTCCGGCGCCCTGATCCAACTCGACCTCCCACTCCCGGATCTCAGCCTGCGGCTGATCTGGCGAGAAGACCAGGAGTCGTTGCCTGGCATGCGCGACGTCCTGTACGCCGCAGCCCGCCCCTGA
- a CDS encoding nitroreductase/quinone reductase family protein, whose protein sequence is MTESDLHPAKKPWLPPRWFIRLFWSAHRGVVRRSGGRVGLSRPRGNRYGMLRLTTVGRRTGQQRSVILGYFEDDANLVSLAMNGWGEPEPAWWLNLQAHPDATVDLVDGPRLVRGRAATGDERSRLWARWREIDKNLDGYAARRSSETAVVVLALRPDTSEASRDTD, encoded by the coding sequence GTGACCGAGTCGGACCTGCACCCTGCCAAGAAGCCGTGGTTGCCGCCTCGTTGGTTCATTCGGCTGTTCTGGTCGGCTCATCGGGGCGTGGTCCGGCGTTCCGGCGGCCGCGTCGGACTGTCGCGTCCGCGCGGCAACCGCTACGGAATGCTGCGCCTGACCACCGTCGGGCGGCGCACCGGCCAGCAGCGCAGCGTGATCCTCGGGTACTTCGAGGACGACGCGAATCTGGTCTCGCTGGCCATGAACGGGTGGGGGGAGCCCGAGCCGGCCTGGTGGCTCAATCTGCAGGCACACCCGGACGCGACCGTTGACCTGGTCGACGGGCCGCGGCTGGTGCGTGGTCGTGCGGCGACAGGCGACGAACGGTCGCGGCTGTGGGCCCGCTGGCGTGAGATCGACAAGAACCTGGATGGCTACGCCGCGCGGCGGTCATCCGAAACTGCGGTGGTGGTCCTGGCGCTCCGGCCCGACACGTCTGAGGCGTCGCGGGACACCGATTGA
- a CDS encoding beta-xylosidase family glycoside hydrolase, which produces MSRVGTLLLCAVLVAPAGAAQAADAWSPTSSYTSTDKGDGTYSVPLLNSDVPDIGVERVPAAENDEGRDIYYMISTTMHLSPGAPIMKSYDLVNWQIVNYVFDRASIGDAFSLRNGQNSYGQGQWASSLRYHDGTFYVVFNTNNLGGAYLYRTDDIDSGSWQRTPLGRGLHDPSLFFDIEGTPYIFYGSGGISAVRLNSNLTAIEQDYPNIFTANNYAGRPFIGGLFEGAQFYYIDGYYYAVIITWPSGQGRQVVMFRSRELLGRYTSAGGVNTYEARGVLNSNGFAQGSLVPISRPGGGTDWYGMFFRDTFPIGRIPALIPAAWQDGWPTFGTNGVVPVNGVFDKPIKLSPAEELFERQKSIVTSDDFANDAPHRAYQDEEWTIPPPPTYDDSLLGVELLQNPGFESGSVAPWGTQFGATIGLDPTGPATGSAALKVSNRTLNGSGPNQFLNGKMQHGVTYTVSAKVKYATGPNAITFNLVADWGAGVQTMASRSVPIGQWTTVSAQYTVPTTANLNNFKFAVETPWANPQPPSSSVDYLIDDVSIVGQPVTAEYPTKEEITPNGSRLDLPWEWNHAPDNRYWSLTDRDGWLRLTNGKVVTGTYIYTKLSNRAELAWFEEARNILSQRTFGPRQSVETRMDVSGMRNGDVAGLAAYNRGFSYVAVKRSGGVNTLGVVNRGQPFAVDLDQATLENFLPGTTVSLGDATQVYVKADLDFASPVGQLWTTFYYSLDGLTWRQLGNRVGPQALDGSLAHFMGHRVGLFNYATQERGGYVDFDNYLLSDTLTAQGRPLDTSDLDAAIAHAGTLDRHYYPRDAWAGMQAALGDAKAARAGAFGTQNQIDAPERALSYHLARLGVLKTENPSLDLTVVADTRCAGDKVMVTVRVSNGEAMHVVAAADSTYGTRPFGAVPPGKEKARSFATNASSVPAGEVTVVGSASYQGEPAEVTVRAPYAARACP; this is translated from the coding sequence ATGTCCAGGGTCGGAACGCTGCTGCTGTGCGCAGTTCTCGTGGCGCCCGCCGGCGCCGCTCAGGCCGCCGACGCCTGGTCACCCACGTCGTCGTACACCTCCACCGACAAGGGCGACGGCACCTACTCGGTGCCGCTGTTGAACTCCGACGTGCCGGACATCGGCGTGGAGCGGGTCCCGGCCGCGGAGAACGATGAGGGCCGCGACATTTACTACATGATCAGTACGACGATGCACCTGAGCCCCGGCGCGCCGATCATGAAGTCCTACGACCTGGTGAACTGGCAGATCGTCAACTACGTCTTCGACCGAGCGAGTATCGGAGATGCGTTCTCCCTGCGCAACGGGCAGAACTCGTACGGTCAGGGCCAGTGGGCGTCGTCGCTGCGCTACCACGACGGCACTTTCTATGTCGTCTTCAACACCAACAACCTCGGCGGCGCGTACCTCTACCGCACCGACGACATCGACAGCGGGTCGTGGCAGCGCACCCCGCTCGGGCGCGGCCTGCACGACCCGTCACTGTTCTTCGACATCGAGGGCACGCCCTACATCTTCTACGGCTCCGGCGGCATCAGCGCGGTACGCCTCAATTCGAACCTGACGGCCATCGAGCAGGACTACCCCAACATCTTCACCGCGAACAACTACGCCGGCCGGCCCTTCATCGGGGGGCTCTTCGAGGGCGCCCAGTTCTACTACATCGACGGCTACTACTACGCCGTCATCATCACCTGGCCTTCCGGCCAGGGCCGCCAGGTCGTCATGTTCCGTTCCCGGGAGCTGCTCGGGCGCTACACCTCCGCCGGCGGCGTGAACACCTACGAGGCGCGCGGGGTGCTCAACTCCAATGGCTTCGCGCAGGGCAGCCTGGTGCCGATCTCCCGCCCAGGCGGCGGGACCGACTGGTACGGCATGTTCTTCCGTGACACGTTCCCGATCGGGCGGATCCCGGCGCTCATCCCGGCGGCCTGGCAGGACGGGTGGCCGACCTTCGGCACCAACGGCGTCGTCCCGGTCAACGGCGTGTTCGACAAGCCAATCAAGCTCAGCCCGGCGGAGGAACTGTTCGAGCGGCAGAAGAGCATCGTCACCTCGGACGACTTCGCCAACGACGCGCCGCACCGGGCGTACCAGGACGAGGAGTGGACAATCCCGCCGCCGCCCACGTACGACGACTCGCTCCTCGGCGTCGAGCTGCTGCAGAACCCCGGTTTCGAGTCCGGCTCGGTCGCGCCGTGGGGCACCCAGTTCGGCGCGACGATCGGTCTCGACCCGACCGGTCCGGCCACCGGATCGGCGGCGCTGAAGGTGAGCAACCGTACGCTCAACGGCTCCGGCCCCAACCAGTTCCTCAACGGCAAGATGCAGCATGGCGTGACCTACACCGTGTCGGCGAAGGTCAAGTACGCCACAGGCCCGAACGCCATCACGTTCAACCTGGTCGCAGACTGGGGGGCGGGCGTGCAGACGATGGCCTCCCGAAGCGTGCCGATCGGGCAGTGGACCACGGTGTCGGCCCAGTACACCGTGCCCACGACGGCGAACCTGAACAACTTCAAATTCGCGGTCGAGACGCCGTGGGCCAACCCGCAGCCGCCGTCGTCGAGCGTCGACTACCTGATCGACGACGTCTCGATCGTCGGGCAGCCGGTGACGGCCGAGTACCCGACCAAGGAGGAGATCACCCCCAACGGGTCGCGGCTGGACCTGCCGTGGGAGTGGAACCACGCCCCGGACAACCGGTACTGGTCGCTGACCGACCGGGACGGGTGGCTGCGTCTGACCAACGGCAAGGTGGTCACCGGCACGTACATCTACACCAAGCTGTCCAACCGGGCCGAGCTGGCCTGGTTCGAGGAGGCCCGCAACATCCTGTCGCAGCGCACCTTTGGGCCTCGGCAATCGGTCGAGACCCGGATGGACGTCTCCGGCATGAGGAACGGAGACGTCGCCGGCCTGGCCGCCTACAACCGGGGCTTCTCGTACGTGGCGGTCAAGCGCTCCGGCGGGGTGAACACGCTGGGCGTCGTCAACCGGGGGCAGCCGTTTGCGGTCGACCTCGACCAGGCCACGTTGGAGAACTTCCTGCCCGGCACGACCGTGTCGCTCGGTGACGCTACCCAGGTGTACGTGAAGGCGGACCTCGACTTCGCCTCGCCGGTAGGACAGCTCTGGACGACCTTCTACTACAGCCTCGACGGGCTGACCTGGCGCCAGCTGGGCAACCGGGTCGGCCCGCAGGCGCTCGACGGCAGCCTCGCGCACTTCATGGGCCACCGGGTGGGCCTGTTCAACTATGCGACCCAGGAGAGGGGCGGGTACGTCGACTTCGACAACTACCTGCTCAGCGACACGCTGACCGCGCAGGGGCGGCCGCTCGACACCAGCGACCTCGACGCGGCCATCGCCCACGCCGGCACGCTCGACCGGCACTACTACCCGAGGGACGCCTGGGCCGGCATGCAGGCCGCGCTCGGCGACGCGAAGGCCGCCCGGGCCGGCGCCTTCGGCACCCAGAACCAAATCGACGCGCCGGAGCGGGCGCTCAGCTACCACCTGGCCCGGCTCGGTGTCCTCAAGACCGAGAACCCGTCGCTGGACCTCACCGTGGTGGCGGACACCCGGTGCGCCGGCGACAAGGTCATGGTGACGGTGCGGGTGAGCAACGGCGAAGCGATGCACGTGGTGGCCGCGGCGGACTCGACCTACGGGACGCGGCCCTTCGGGGCGGTGCCGCCGGGCAAGGAGAAGGCCCGGTCGTTCGCCACCAACGCGAGCAGCGTGCCGGCCGGTGAGGTGACCGTGGTCGGTTCCGCCAGCTACCAGGGCGAACCGGCCGAGGTGACGGTGCGGGCGCCGTACGCGGCGCGCGCCTGCCCATGA
- a CDS encoding family 43 glycosylhydrolase, whose protein sequence is MGSAAVAAAPVQAASPNLIVNGGFEDGLASWFANDGNASDTATLSTTTDAYSGTGAVLVTNRSTTGSGPMQNLSGKVQAGKTYLVTARVKYENANSPATKQFFITMHYGGSTYTNLGTVTVPRGQWGLIQGTFTIPAGQNVSTARIFVETPWTANPSTAPDTHLMDFKVDDVTLQEYVVSKTIEVVGKLPGEHNPLIGHKFGADGFGFVHDGRVYLYMTNDTQGYAPNPATGVSPGINYGDINQITVISSADLVNWTDHGEIQVAGPNGVAPFTGNSWAPGIAKKVVNGEEKFFLYYANGGGSSNVITGESPLGPWTSERTSTLINGSTPGAEDVAWKFDPAPLVDDDGQAYLYFGGGPASTSMPPVERFNNPKNIRSIKLGENMIATEGRAAVVDAPVAFEAGHVFKREGKYYLSYSSHFGGNDFGGNQPRVPGYPGGGQIGYMISDNPMSWPKETYAGVLFPNQSQFFGAGTGGNNHQSVFEFEGKFYFTYHAPTLNKRINGNTTQGYRSPHIQELTFNPDGTIQQVVGDYAGVNQVRNFNPYRVFEAETVGWSKGIATGKVDSASAEFGTPAPNLVVRDIDEGDWTALSAVDFGADGAASVTATVRALAADGSIEVRLDSASGPVVGTIPVDTPTGEWAQVTADLQGATGVHDVYFTYRGPAGDDLFEIDSWAFEAVPPLDLSVVADTRCVGEMVMVTVRAANNEAIHVTASATSAYGSRPFGSVPPGKEKFRSFPTGTATVPAGEVTVTATATVDGEPKSASYKASYAARSCG, encoded by the coding sequence GTGGGATCCGCCGCCGTCGCGGCGGCGCCCGTCCAGGCCGCCAGCCCGAACCTCATCGTGAACGGCGGGTTCGAGGACGGGCTCGCCAGCTGGTTCGCCAACGACGGCAATGCCTCGGACACCGCCACGCTGTCGACCACGACGGACGCCTACTCCGGCACGGGCGCGGTGCTCGTGACCAACCGGAGCACCACCGGATCGGGCCCGATGCAGAACCTCTCCGGCAAGGTGCAGGCCGGCAAGACCTACCTGGTAACGGCGCGGGTGAAGTACGAGAACGCGAACAGCCCAGCGACCAAGCAGTTCTTCATCACCATGCACTACGGCGGCTCCACCTACACCAACCTCGGCACCGTCACCGTGCCGCGCGGACAGTGGGGGCTCATCCAGGGCACCTTCACGATTCCCGCTGGGCAGAACGTCAGCACCGCACGGATCTTCGTCGAGACCCCGTGGACGGCGAACCCGTCGACCGCGCCGGACACCCACCTGATGGACTTCAAGGTCGACGACGTGACGCTCCAGGAATACGTCGTATCGAAGACGATCGAGGTGGTCGGTAAGCTGCCCGGCGAGCACAACCCGCTCATCGGGCACAAGTTCGGTGCCGACGGGTTCGGCTTCGTGCACGACGGCCGGGTCTACCTCTACATGACCAACGACACCCAGGGCTACGCACCCAACCCGGCCACCGGCGTCTCCCCGGGCATCAACTACGGCGACATCAACCAGATCACCGTGATCTCCTCGGCCGACCTGGTGAACTGGACCGACCACGGCGAGATCCAGGTGGCCGGCCCGAACGGCGTGGCACCGTTCACCGGCAACTCGTGGGCGCCCGGCATCGCCAAGAAGGTCGTCAACGGCGAGGAGAAGTTCTTCCTCTACTACGCCAACGGCGGCGGCTCGAGCAACGTGATAACGGGCGAGTCGCCGCTCGGCCCGTGGACCAGCGAGCGCACCAGCACTCTGATCAACGGCAGCACCCCCGGTGCCGAGGACGTGGCGTGGAAGTTCGACCCAGCACCGCTTGTGGACGACGACGGCCAGGCGTATCTCTACTTCGGCGGTGGCCCGGCGTCGACGAGCATGCCGCCGGTCGAACGCTTCAACAACCCGAAGAACATCCGCAGCATCAAGCTGGGCGAGAACATGATCGCCACCGAGGGGCGCGCGGCCGTGGTCGACGCTCCGGTCGCCTTCGAGGCCGGCCACGTGTTCAAGCGCGAGGGCAAGTACTACCTGTCGTACTCCTCGCACTTCGGCGGGAATGACTTCGGCGGTAACCAGCCGCGGGTGCCCGGCTACCCCGGCGGCGGCCAGATCGGCTACATGATCTCCGACAACCCGATGTCGTGGCCGAAGGAGACCTACGCGGGCGTGCTGTTCCCCAACCAGTCGCAGTTCTTCGGTGCCGGCACCGGCGGCAACAACCACCAGTCGGTGTTCGAGTTCGAGGGCAAGTTCTACTTCACGTACCACGCCCCGACGCTCAACAAGCGCATCAACGGCAACACCACCCAGGGCTACCGCAGCCCGCACATCCAGGAGTTGACCTTCAACCCGGACGGCACCATCCAGCAGGTCGTCGGCGACTACGCTGGTGTCAACCAGGTACGCAACTTCAACCCCTACCGGGTGTTCGAGGCCGAGACCGTGGGCTGGAGTAAGGGCATTGCCACCGGCAAGGTCGACAGCGCCTCCGCCGAGTTCGGCACCCCGGCGCCGAACCTGGTGGTGCGCGACATCGATGAGGGCGACTGGACGGCGCTGTCGGCGGTCGACTTCGGTGCCGACGGGGCGGCCAGCGTGACGGCCACGGTGCGGGCGCTGGCCGCCGACGGAAGCATCGAGGTGCGACTGGACAGCGCGAGCGGTCCGGTGGTCGGCACCATCCCGGTCGACACCCCGACCGGTGAATGGGCACAGGTGACCGCCGACCTGCAGGGCGCCACCGGCGTGCACGACGTCTACTTCACCTACCGCGGCCCGGCCGGGGACGACCTCTTCGAGATCGACTCCTGGGCGTTCGAGGCCGTACCGCCGCTGGACCTGTCCGTCGTGGCGGACACCCGGTGCGTCGGCGAGATGGTGATGGTGACGGTCCGGGCCGCGAACAACGAGGCGATCCACGTGACGGCCTCGGCGACGTCGGCGTACGGGAGCAGGCCATTCGGGTCGGTGCCGCCCGGTAAGGAGAAGTTCCGGTCGTTCCCCACCGGCACCGCCACCGTGCCGGCGGGTGAGGTGACGGTGACGGCCACCGCGACGGTCGACGGCGAGCCCAAGTCTGCCTCGTACAAGGCGAGCTACGCGGCCCGCTCCTGCGGCTGA
- a CDS encoding TRM11 family SAM-dependent methyltransferase, translating to MAEPLSVTSVWLTCQQPARDQRRGRYVPQTSTHPGKMLPHLAAHAISSYTAPGELVLDPMCGSGTTLVEAMHLGRHAIGVDVEPRFTALAEANVALAASQGAAGTAAVLTGDATGLLDLMPASAVGQVSLVLTSPPYGRATHGLVQMTKAGVRKRNHVYGDRERGNLAYGGWSRLLDGFAQILAASYQLLRPGGTAVITCRPVRRQRDDLLDLPGELLAVARSVGLVPVQRCAAMLAAVRDGQIVHRANMFGLLAVRRSRHDGIPVHLVAHEDVLVLRRC from the coding sequence ATGGCTGAACCCCTGTCGGTCACCTCGGTCTGGCTGACCTGTCAGCAGCCCGCCCGCGACCAGCGGCGAGGCCGCTACGTCCCGCAGACATCAACCCACCCCGGCAAGATGCTGCCCCACCTCGCCGCGCACGCCATCAGCTCCTACACCGCGCCAGGGGAGCTGGTGCTCGACCCGATGTGCGGGTCCGGGACCACCCTCGTGGAAGCCATGCACCTGGGCCGACACGCCATCGGCGTGGACGTCGAACCCCGGTTCACCGCCCTGGCCGAGGCCAACGTCGCGCTGGCCGCCTCACAGGGCGCGGCCGGCACGGCGGCCGTGCTCACCGGCGACGCCACCGGGCTGCTCGATCTGATGCCCGCGTCCGCGGTCGGACAGGTGAGCCTCGTGCTCACTTCGCCGCCCTACGGGCGCGCAACCCACGGACTCGTCCAGATGACCAAGGCCGGGGTGCGTAAACGCAACCATGTCTACGGCGACCGCGAACGCGGCAACCTGGCCTACGGGGGATGGTCGAGGCTGCTCGACGGGTTCGCGCAGATCCTCGCCGCCAGCTACCAGCTGCTGCGTCCCGGTGGGACTGCAGTCATCACCTGCCGACCCGTACGCCGCCAGCGCGACGATCTGCTTGACCTGCCCGGCGAACTCCTCGCGGTCGCCCGGTCGGTGGGGCTGGTCCCGGTGCAGCGGTGCGCGGCGATGCTCGCCGCCGTCCGTGACGGGCAGATCGTGCACCGGGCCAACATGTTCGGTCTGCTCGCCGTCCGACGCTCCAGGCACGACGGTATTCCCGTGCACTTGGTGGCGCACGAGGACGTGCTGGTCCTGCGACGCTGCTAA
- a CDS encoding IS701 family transposase: protein MAACHSVNPARWRQVLAGVCDAFAGRFGRVEPRRSAAAFVTGLLADIEVKTCWQLAEQAGHARPDAMQRLLYRAVWDADAVRDDVRTVIVDRFGDPDAVLVVDETGDLKKGVHTVGVQRQYTGTAGRIENAQVGVFCGYASRHGHTLIDRRVYLPVSWTDDRDRCQAAGVPDGVAFATKSELAAEMITGALDAGVPAGWAAADEAYGNSSVFRAHLRQHQLGYVLAVSRSHLVPLDGGKVKIRADRIAAELPAPAWQRRSAGAGSKGPRFYDWAWLDEVTTDADPDDGGNHSLLIRRNTTTGELAFYRCWTPQPATLAQLVRVAGIRWTVEESFQAAKGQVGLDQHQVRRWDSWHRFTTLALAALAVLAICAADATDDEPADTGLIKLTVNEVRRLINACIIHPLSNLAHRLRWSQWRRQHQARARQAHYTRRLNLELQP, encoded by the coding sequence GTGGCCGCGTGCCACAGCGTAAACCCTGCCCGGTGGCGGCAGGTCCTGGCCGGGGTGTGCGATGCGTTCGCGGGACGGTTCGGGCGGGTCGAGCCGCGGCGGTCGGCGGCGGCGTTTGTGACGGGGCTGCTGGCCGATATCGAGGTCAAGACGTGCTGGCAGTTGGCGGAGCAGGCCGGACACGCCCGGCCGGATGCGATGCAGAGGTTGTTGTATCGGGCGGTGTGGGACGCCGACGCCGTCCGCGACGACGTGCGGACGGTGATCGTCGACCGGTTCGGTGACCCGGACGCGGTGCTGGTCGTTGACGAGACCGGAGACCTGAAGAAGGGCGTGCACACGGTCGGGGTGCAACGCCAGTACACGGGCACCGCCGGCAGGATTGAGAACGCCCAGGTAGGGGTGTTCTGCGGCTACGCCAGCCGGCACGGGCACACGCTGATCGACCGCAGGGTCTACCTGCCGGTGTCCTGGACCGATGACCGGGACCGCTGCCAGGCCGCCGGAGTCCCCGACGGGGTCGCCTTCGCCACGAAGTCCGAGCTGGCCGCCGAGATGATCACCGGGGCCCTCGACGCCGGCGTCCCCGCCGGGTGGGCGGCCGCCGACGAGGCCTACGGCAACAGCAGCGTCTTCCGCGCCCACCTGCGCCAACACCAGCTGGGCTATGTCCTGGCCGTGTCCCGCAGCCACCTGGTGCCCCTCGACGGCGGCAAGGTCAAGATCCGCGCCGACCGCATCGCCGCCGAACTACCGGCCCCAGCGTGGCAGCGCCGCAGCGCGGGAGCCGGGTCGAAAGGGCCCCGCTTCTACGACTGGGCCTGGCTGGATGAGGTCACCACCGACGCCGACCCCGACGACGGTGGCAACCACAGCCTCCTGATCCGCCGCAACACCACCACCGGTGAGCTGGCCTTCTACCGCTGCTGGACCCCACAACCGGCCACCCTGGCCCAACTCGTGCGGGTCGCGGGCATCCGGTGGACGGTCGAGGAAAGCTTCCAAGCCGCCAAGGGTCAGGTCGGCCTCGACCAGCACCAGGTCCGCCGCTGGGACTCCTGGCACCGGTTCACCACCCTCGCCCTGGCCGCCCTCGCCGTCCTGGCGATCTGCGCCGCCGACGCCACCGACGACGAGCCTGCCGACACCGGACTGATCAAGCTCACGGTCAACGAGGTCCGCCGCCTGATCAACGCCTGCATCATCCACCCGCTCAGCAACCTCGCCCACCGTCTGCGCTGGTCACAGTGGCGGCGCCAGCATCAAGCCCGAGCCCGACAAGCCCACTACACCCGACGCCTCAACCTCGAACTCCAGCCATGA
- a CDS encoding MerR family transcriptional regulator: MADGNALPQREPTLTIAQVAERTGLSPDALRYYERAGLIERVGRTTGNQRRYAAADLAWLEFLLRLRETGMPISGMQHYAQLRAVGDATVVDRLALLREHRRDLAARIHSLQRNATALDNKIDHYEQLLDEQPETDTPA; the protein is encoded by the coding sequence ATGGCCGATGGAAACGCTCTCCCGCAGCGGGAGCCGACGCTCACGATCGCCCAGGTCGCGGAGCGGACCGGGCTCTCTCCGGACGCCCTGCGCTACTACGAGCGCGCGGGGCTGATCGAACGGGTCGGCCGCACCACCGGAAACCAGCGGCGTTATGCCGCAGCCGATCTGGCCTGGCTGGAGTTCTTGCTGCGCCTGCGGGAGACGGGGATGCCGATCAGCGGCATGCAGCACTACGCGCAGCTACGGGCCGTCGGCGATGCCACCGTCGTCGACCGGCTGGCCCTACTGCGTGAGCACCGCCGCGACCTCGCCGCGCGCATCCACAGCCTGCAGCGCAATGCCACGGCCCTGGACAACAAGATCGATCACTACGAACAGCTGCTCGACGAGCAGCCGGAAACGGACACCCCTGCATGA
- a CDS encoding carboxymuconolactone decarboxylase family protein: MSTPPAAETRRDRFDHGMKVLSRVDGEAGQRVIDALADINPELGYQVVAWAFGEMYDRPGLPPRDRQLVTLGMLTALGGCEAQLEVHINAALNVGLAPDEVVEALLHSAVYCGMPKAVNATFVAKKVFGERGLLPVKPE, translated from the coding sequence ATGAGCACCCCTCCCGCCGCCGAGACTCGCCGGGACCGCTTCGACCACGGCATGAAGGTCCTCAGCCGCGTCGACGGCGAGGCCGGTCAGCGCGTCATCGACGCCCTCGCCGACATCAACCCGGAACTCGGATACCAAGTCGTCGCCTGGGCCTTCGGCGAGATGTATGACCGCCCCGGTCTGCCGCCGCGCGACCGGCAACTGGTCACCCTCGGCATGCTCACCGCCCTCGGCGGCTGCGAGGCCCAGCTGGAAGTCCACATCAACGCCGCCCTCAATGTCGGCCTGGCTCCCGATGAGGTCGTCGAGGCGTTGCTGCACTCCGCCGTCTACTGCGGTATGCCCAAGGCCGTCAACGCCACCTTCGTCGCGAAGAAGGTCTTCGGCGAACGCGGCCTTCTGCCGGTCAAACCCGAGTAA